In a single window of the Clupea harengus unplaced genomic scaffold, Ch_v2.0.2, whole genome shotgun sequence genome:
- the LOC122129516 gene encoding glucose-6-phosphate isomerase-like, producing the protein MGLTSDASYKKLEQWYKSNAGNLNMRKMFEADKDRFNKFSLALNTDGGDILLDYSKNLINEEVMAMLVELAKSRGVAEARDKMFSGEKINFTEVNILALNILVAE; encoded by the exons atGGGACTCACAAGTGATGCCAGCTACAAGAAGCTCGAGCAATGGTACAAGTCCAATGCTGGAAACCTCAATATGAGGAAAATGTTCGAAGCTGACAAGGACAGGTTCAACAAGTTCAG CCTGGCATTAAACACAGACGGTGGAGACATCCTTCTTGATTACTCCAAGAATCTCATCAATGAGGAAGTCATGGCAATGCTGGTGGAACTG GCCAAGTCCAGAGGTGTTGCGGAGGCCAGAGACAAGATGTTTAGTGGAGAGAAGATCAACTTCACTGAGGTGAATATCTTGGCACTGAACATTCTTGTTGCAGAG